A region of Staphylococcus sp. IVB6181 DNA encodes the following proteins:
- a CDS encoding metallophosphoesterase, translating into MKGRLLVSSDIHGHGEALAKLLEYVDYNPKRDQLVLLGDYVNNGPDSAGTLKMVQQLHNEGAIVLLGNHDVRWMKSKEKRKRKWKSVLKEFDSMAKIDHYLFVHAGVNPKKCLSKQKITEVTGFESDAKLSRKIKGKCVVHGHVPTRRYGAKKHRIHVEAHTIDIDTGAGHGKRLSLVDLTHQHVCAVEVDRLKKIHEYSYA; encoded by the coding sequence ATGAAGGGCAGACTATTAGTATCATCAGACATTCATGGCCATGGAGAAGCCTTGGCCAAATTACTTGAATATGTAGACTATAATCCTAAACGAGACCAATTGGTATTACTCGGTGACTATGTAAATAACGGTCCGGATTCTGCAGGAACACTTAAAATGGTGCAGCAGTTACATAATGAAGGCGCAATTGTCTTGCTGGGGAATCATGATGTCCGCTGGATGAAGTCTAAAGAGAAACGCAAACGCAAATGGAAATCCGTATTAAAAGAGTTTGACAGTATGGCTAAGATTGATCACTATCTTTTTGTACATGCCGGCGTGAATCCCAAAAAATGTTTATCCAAACAAAAGATCACAGAAGTGACAGGCTTTGAATCTGATGCAAAACTGTCACGCAAGATTAAAGGAAAATGCGTCGTACACGGCCATGTACCTACAAGACGATATGGTGCTAAGAAGCATCGTATTCATGTCGAAGCACATACGATTGATATCGATACAGGTGCAGGACACGGCAAACGACTCTCGCTTGTTGATTTAACCCATCAGCATGTCTGTGCAGTAGAAGTCGACCGTTTGAAGAAAATACATGAATACAGTTATGCGTAA
- the accB gene encoding acetyl-CoA carboxylase biotin carboxyl carrier protein, whose translation MKLEEIKDLINLVKENKVNKFKYKDEAHEIELDFSAPQQAQPATQVQTHATSNPAPEAQAEQSQGAEQASGETVNAPMVGTFFLQDTKELTEPLVKVGDKIQKGDVIGYIEAMKVMNEVASEVDGEVADILVDHGTNVEYDQALIEVK comes from the coding sequence ATGAAATTAGAAGAGATTAAAGATTTAATTAACTTAGTAAAAGAGAACAAAGTCAATAAATTCAAATATAAAGATGAAGCACATGAAATCGAATTGGATTTCTCAGCGCCGCAACAAGCACAGCCGGCAACACAGGTCCAAACACATGCGACATCTAACCCTGCACCAGAAGCTCAAGCAGAGCAGTCTCAAGGTGCTGAACAAGCATCAGGCGAAACTGTCAATGCGCCGATGGTAGGTACATTCTTCTTGCAAGATACAAAAGAATTAACAGAACCTTTAGTTAAAGTCGGAGATAAAATTCAAAAAGGCGATGTTATCGGCTATATCGAAGCAATGAAAGTGATGAACGAAGTGGCAAGCGAAGTCGACGGCGAAGTGGCAGATATCTTAGTAGATCACGGCACGAATGTCGAATATGACCAGGCATTAATTGAAGTTAAGTAA
- a CDS encoding PadR family transcriptional regulator, with product MTISNQMMKGLLDGAILALIAQGETYGYEILEKLKEKNFPEISDGSIYPVLLRLSKKAYIQSETRKSDTGGPRRKYYTITQEGQAELDNFRNKWFALNQGMNNLLRSDKDVK from the coding sequence ATGACAATTTCTAATCAAATGATGAAAGGCTTATTGGATGGCGCTATTTTAGCTTTAATTGCACAAGGTGAAACTTACGGTTATGAAATACTTGAGAAGCTGAAAGAGAAAAATTTCCCTGAGATCAGCGACGGCAGTATTTATCCTGTCCTACTGCGTTTAAGCAAAAAAGCATACATCCAAAGCGAAACACGCAAATCTGACACCGGTGGTCCAAGAAGAAAATACTACACGATTACACAAGAAGGACAAGCAGAACTCGACAACTTCAGAAATAAATGGTTTGCGCTCAACCAAGGTATGAATAATCTATTAAGGAGTGACAAAGATGTTAAGTAA
- a CDS encoding NRAMP family divalent metal transporter: MGENKQGKSEFEFTKEHKRLLLGSVFLMATSAIGPAFLTQTAVFTQQFAASFAFAILLSIIIDIGAQINIWRILVVTGLRGQEIANKMVSGLGTFISILVAIGGLAFNIGNVAGAGLGLNAIFGIDVKWGAAITAILAIAVFISKSGQKIMDFVTMILGVMMIGITAYVMVASNPPYLEAAEKMVLPEQPGALVLPIITLIGGTVGGYITFAGAHRILDSGIKGKHYLPFVNHSAIAGILTTGVMRGLLFLAVLGVVATGVALNPENPPASVFEHALGPIGKNIFGIVLFAAALSSVIGSAYTSATFLKTLSKSLMKRSNIIVIIFIVVSTITFLLIGKPVKLLIIAGALNGLILPITLGVILIASKKKSIVGDYKHPTWMLLFGVLAVLVTIVTGFLSFQGLAELWNS, encoded by the coding sequence ATGGGAGAGAACAAACAAGGCAAGTCGGAATTCGAGTTCACAAAGGAGCATAAGAGACTCTTATTAGGGTCAGTCTTCTTAATGGCGACATCAGCCATCGGACCTGCGTTCTTAACACAAACTGCAGTCTTCACTCAGCAATTCGCTGCAAGTTTCGCTTTTGCGATCTTGTTATCAATCATTATTGATATCGGAGCGCAAATTAATATTTGGCGTATTTTAGTAGTAACAGGTCTTCGTGGACAAGAAATCGCAAATAAGATGGTTTCAGGATTAGGGACCTTTATTTCCATCTTGGTTGCGATAGGCGGCCTTGCCTTCAACATTGGTAACGTGGCTGGTGCCGGTTTAGGTTTAAACGCTATCTTCGGCATCGATGTCAAATGGGGCGCCGCAATCACTGCAATCTTGGCGATTGCTGTGTTTATCAGTAAGAGCGGTCAAAAAATCATGGACTTCGTTACAATGATCTTAGGGGTAATGATGATTGGTATTACTGCTTATGTAATGGTGGCATCTAATCCGCCGTACTTAGAAGCAGCTGAGAAAATGGTATTGCCTGAACAACCAGGCGCATTAGTATTGCCGATTATCACATTAATCGGGGGTACAGTAGGCGGATACATCACATTCGCTGGTGCCCACAGAATCTTGGACTCAGGTATCAAAGGCAAACACTATCTGCCTTTCGTTAACCATTCAGCGATCGCTGGTATTTTAACAACAGGTGTTATGCGCGGACTTTTATTCTTAGCAGTATTAGGTGTTGTCGCAACAGGTGTTGCATTAAACCCTGAGAACCCGCCAGCATCAGTATTCGAACATGCACTTGGACCAATCGGCAAGAATATCTTCGGTATCGTATTATTCGCTGCCGCTTTATCTTCTGTTATCGGTTCAGCATACACAAGTGCAACGTTCTTGAAAACATTAAGCAAATCACTTATGAAACGCAGTAATATCATTGTGATTATTTTCATTGTAGTTTCTACAATTACATTCTTATTAATCGGTAAACCAGTTAAACTATTAATCATCGCAGGTGCATTAAACGGTTTAATCTTACCAATTACATTAGGTGTTATTTTAATCGCAAGTAAGAAAAAATCAATTGTCGGCGACTACAAACATCCGACTTGGATGTTATTATTCGGTGTACTTGCTGTACTCGTAACAATTGTGACAGGGTTCTTATCATTCCAAGGTTTAGCGGAATTATGGAACTCATAA
- the pxpA gene encoding 5-oxoprolinase subunit PxpA, with protein sequence MQVDLNCDLGEAFGNYSFGGDHQIIPLITSANIACGFHAGDENVMHETVKLAKEHGVGIGAHPGFNDLQGFGRRKMDLSLDEIYTLVAYQIGALSAFCRIHDVKINHVKPHGALYNMGARDKDIAHAIAQAVYDVDPSLILVGLSNTLLVSEAEAVGLKAANEVFADRRYEEDGQLVSRKESDAVLTDTEEAIEQAVKMVKENKVTSKTGKEIDLKADTICVHGDGAHALEFVSKIRERLTKEGISITKLGG encoded by the coding sequence ATGCAAGTAGATTTAAATTGTGATTTAGGCGAAGCATTCGGTAATTATTCATTCGGCGGAGACCATCAAATTATTCCGCTGATTACTTCAGCAAACATTGCTTGCGGTTTTCACGCAGGCGATGAAAATGTGATGCATGAAACAGTTAAACTGGCAAAAGAACATGGTGTCGGCATTGGTGCACACCCTGGCTTTAATGATTTGCAAGGCTTCGGCCGACGCAAAATGGATTTATCGCTAGATGAGATTTACACACTTGTGGCATATCAAATCGGTGCGTTATCCGCATTCTGCCGTATACACGATGTCAAAATCAATCATGTGAAACCACATGGTGCCTTATACAACATGGGTGCGCGTGACAAAGATATTGCACACGCAATCGCACAAGCGGTATATGACGTGGACCCATCACTCATCTTAGTCGGCTTATCTAATACATTATTAGTATCTGAAGCAGAAGCTGTAGGCTTAAAAGCAGCCAATGAAGTGTTTGCGGACAGACGTTATGAAGAAGACGGCCAATTAGTCAGCCGTAAAGAATCAGACGCAGTCTTAACAGATACTGAAGAAGCAATTGAACAAGCAGTTAAGATGGTTAAAGAAAATAAAGTCACTTCGAAAACAGGTAAAGAAATTGATTTAAAAGCAGATACAATTTGCGTGCATGGCGATGGGGCACATGCATTGGAATTCGTGTCGAAAATCAGAGAAAGATTAACGAAAGAAGGTATTTCGATTACGAAATTAGGGGGTTAA
- a CDS encoding FeoB-associated Cys-rich membrane protein: MTLLINGIILLLILGYAAFTIIRFFKKSKQGKCAACEINKGCGHSMPKAMKKHQNKAS, translated from the coding sequence ATGACATTATTAATCAATGGTATTATTCTACTACTCATTTTAGGCTATGCGGCATTTACAATTATCCGCTTCTTCAAGAAATCCAAACAAGGCAAATGCGCAGCTTGCGAAATCAATAAAGGCTGCGGACATTCCATGCCGAAAGCCATGAAAAAACATCAAAACAAAGCATCATAA
- a CDS encoding acetyl/propionyl/methylcrotonyl-CoA carboxylase subunit alpha, giving the protein MYRCLIANRGEIAVRIIRACREAGVETVAVYAKGDEKSLHVSLADEAICIGEANPLDSYLNIPRIIAAAEITGANAIHPGYGFLSESSEFAQKVEENDIYFIGPTKRTMEMMGDKITARQTVESADVPIIPGSIGAVHSVEEIEEIAKDIGYPVVLKAASGGGGKGIRIVKDPKDLEKSFKEAQSEGEKYFGDDRIYVEAFIPVAKHVEIQVIGDGKDNYVHLGERDCSVQRKNQKLIEESPCAALTEEKRTKICEDAVKVARASNYRSAGTIEFLVTDDAYYFIEMNARIQVEHTVTEMRADRDLLKAQLDLWKSGTLPFSQEDIHFTGHVIEARINAENPERKFQPSPGKVKGLHLPQGFNVRVDSLLYPGYVVSPYYDSLVAKVIVKGADRTHAINKLKATLDEMVIDGFTTTADFLYAVLSYPAYAEGDAKDVDIKFLDRHHIIKGAS; this is encoded by the coding sequence ATGTATCGTTGTTTAATTGCAAATAGAGGTGAAATCGCAGTACGAATCATTCGTGCATGCCGCGAAGCTGGAGTGGAAACTGTAGCCGTATATGCGAAAGGAGACGAAAAAAGTCTGCATGTGAGTCTTGCAGACGAAGCCATCTGTATTGGCGAAGCGAATCCGTTAGACAGCTATTTAAATATTCCTCGTATCATCGCAGCAGCAGAAATTACAGGGGCCAATGCCATCCATCCAGGTTATGGATTCTTATCAGAAAGCTCTGAGTTTGCGCAAAAAGTAGAAGAGAATGATATTTACTTTATCGGTCCGACAAAACGTACGATGGAAATGATGGGTGATAAAATCACTGCACGTCAGACAGTTGAATCTGCAGACGTTCCAATTATTCCTGGTTCTATCGGTGCTGTGCATTCTGTAGAAGAGATTGAAGAAATCGCAAAAGATATCGGTTATCCGGTTGTACTTAAAGCCGCAAGCGGCGGCGGAGGTAAAGGTATCCGTATCGTAAAAGATCCGAAAGATCTAGAGAAATCTTTCAAAGAGGCACAAAGCGAAGGCGAAAAATACTTCGGCGACGATCGTATTTATGTGGAAGCCTTTATCCCGGTTGCTAAGCACGTAGAGATACAAGTTATCGGTGACGGTAAAGACAACTACGTTCACTTAGGCGAACGTGACTGTTCAGTACAACGTAAAAACCAAAAATTGATTGAAGAATCACCATGTGCAGCATTAACTGAAGAAAAACGTACTAAAATCTGTGAAGATGCGGTTAAAGTCGCAAGAGCTTCAAATTACCGCAGTGCTGGGACAATCGAATTCTTAGTAACAGATGATGCGTACTACTTTATCGAAATGAACGCACGTATCCAAGTAGAGCATACAGTAACTGAAATGCGTGCAGACCGCGACTTGTTAAAAGCACAATTAGACTTATGGAAGAGCGGCACATTACCGTTCAGCCAAGAAGATATTCACTTTACAGGCCACGTGATTGAAGCACGTATCAACGCTGAAAATCCAGAACGCAAATTCCAACCTTCACCAGGCAAAGTGAAAGGGCTGCACTTGCCTCAAGGTTTTAATGTGCGTGTCGATTCATTGTTATATCCTGGCTATGTGGTATCACCTTATTACGATTCGCTTGTCGCAAAAGTGATTGTTAAAGGTGCTGACCGTACACATGCGATTAACAAATTGAAAGCAACATTAGATGAAATGGTGATTGACGGTTTCACAACAACTGCAGACTTCTTATATGCGGTATTATCTTATCCAGCTTACGCAGAAGGAGATGCAAAAGATGTCGATATCAAATTCTTAGATCGTCATCATATTATTAAGGGGGCTTCTTAA
- a CDS encoding biotin-dependent carboxyltransferase family protein: MSIRIEKPGLFSTIQDIGRYGYQKEGFSSAGALDRYSYRLGRQLIGNNGPAIEATIIGPTLQFLEDNTVVIAGVEFNATLNGNPFPHQTVVQVYKGDVLALNASIKGARGYLFFGHPIDVPEVAGSYATHTRTKMGGFHGRALKKGDMVPVQYNDDYRKHVGFASDLDLIHEDTDAIRVVEGPQYESFPDESHEGLVSEPFEISEQSDRMGFRLKGPSIPPKNSADIISEPVALGSVQVPNDGNPIVLMNDKQTVGGYTKIATVCQSDLSVLAQKKPGQKVNFEWVTVEEAIQHLADYNKGFEAALEAVDKEPLFDIREMRTTSRRISELLEGDQS; the protein is encoded by the coding sequence ATGAGCATTAGAATAGAAAAACCTGGACTGTTTTCAACAATCCAAGATATCGGACGTTACGGCTATCAAAAAGAAGGTTTCTCAAGTGCAGGCGCATTAGACAGATACAGTTACCGCTTAGGCCGCCAATTAATCGGCAATAACGGACCAGCAATCGAAGCAACAATTATCGGACCGACACTTCAATTCTTAGAAGATAATACAGTTGTGATTGCAGGAGTTGAGTTTAATGCGACACTCAACGGCAATCCGTTTCCGCATCAAACAGTAGTACAAGTCTATAAAGGCGATGTACTGGCTTTAAATGCGTCAATTAAAGGTGCCCGCGGTTATTTATTCTTCGGTCATCCGATTGATGTGCCTGAAGTAGCTGGAAGCTATGCGACACATACACGTACAAAAATGGGCGGCTTCCATGGCCGTGCATTGAAGAAAGGCGATATGGTTCCTGTTCAATATAATGACGACTATCGCAAACATGTGGGATTTGCCAGCGACTTAGACTTGATTCACGAAGATACAGATGCAATCAGAGTAGTAGAAGGACCGCAATATGAAAGCTTTCCGGACGAAAGCCATGAAGGGCTTGTTTCAGAACCCTTCGAGATTTCTGAACAGTCAGACCGTATGGGCTTCAGATTGAAAGGACCTTCAATTCCGCCGAAAAACAGTGCGGATATCATTTCAGAACCTGTAGCACTCGGCAGTGTACAAGTTCCAAATGATGGTAACCCGATTGTATTAATGAATGATAAGCAGACTGTCGGCGGTTACACAAAAATTGCGACAGTATGCCAATCTGATTTAAGTGTACTAGCACAAAAGAAACCCGGTCAAAAAGTGAATTTTGAATGGGTAACTGTTGAAGAAGCAATTCAGCATTTAGCAGACTATAATAAAGGCTTTGAAGCTGCTTTAGAAGCAGTAGATAAAGAACCGTTGTTTGACATTCGGGAAATGAGAACAACGTCAAGACGTATCAGCGAATTATTAGAGGGGGATCAATCATGA
- a CDS encoding GNAT family N-acetyltransferase: MEFEYLSEETERLVIRPLEEKDYDMWMKGFCGRDVSQNPYDEGKLDMSVCTRKWYKQLIEKHQRLLKADDIYIFGIFRKSDGVHIGNLDVVTLSRQYFQWAECGYAIHNQFWRQGYGYEALAAMLKIAERRLKYHRIEAHVNIGNEPSIGLLEKAGFRYECTREQFLFENGEWTDHYVYFKNLNSQPPINF, translated from the coding sequence ATGGAATTTGAATATTTGTCTGAAGAGACCGAGCGGTTAGTGATTCGACCGCTGGAAGAAAAAGATTATGACATGTGGATGAAAGGTTTTTGCGGCAGAGATGTATCACAAAATCCATATGATGAAGGAAAGTTGGATATGTCTGTTTGTACAAGGAAATGGTACAAGCAGCTGATAGAAAAACATCAACGCTTGTTAAAAGCAGATGATATTTATATTTTTGGTATTTTCCGTAAATCAGATGGAGTACATATCGGCAACTTAGATGTTGTGACTTTGTCGCGCCAATATTTTCAGTGGGCTGAATGCGGTTATGCGATACATAATCAATTTTGGAGACAAGGCTATGGTTATGAAGCATTAGCAGCGATGTTGAAAATTGCGGAGCGTCGTTTAAAATACCATCGTATTGAAGCACATGTCAATATCGGTAATGAACCGTCTATCGGTTTATTAGAAAAAGCGGGATTCAGATACGAATGTACACGTGAACAATTCTTATTTGAAAACGGAGAATGGACAGACCACTATGTCTATTTTAAGAATTTAAATTCACAACCGCCAATTAATTTCTAA
- the xylB gene encoding xylulokinase, whose amino-acid sequence MTKEAVIGIDLGTSAIKLIAVDRSGNVIGTQSEPLKLYQPYPGYSEQDPTEWHDAAVLGLKHLLKQEAVTKHEIKGISFSGQMHGLVMINQDGKPLRRAILWNDTRTTPQCEQIKAKYGEQVLGNPVVEGFTLTKLLWVKQNEPELWSQLDIFMLPKDYLRYSLTGEVHTEYSDAAATMLLKPQTKQWDKALGAAFDIPDHIYPDLLQSHDQAGSLTEALKKELNLTEDVPVFAGGADNACAALGSGVIRPNDAICSIGTSGVLLICEPMGEAEGYGHKIHLMNHAVPDVNYLMGVTLSAGHSLSWFKREFYPDDDFNTLMEDAKASDIGAHGLIFTPYLVGERTPHGDASIRGSFIGITSSHTRGDFGRAVVEGITYSLYDSLIYLRSIGRNVTKIVSTGGGAKNDFWLQLQADVFNAEIYKLKHEEGPSMGAAMLAAYSLGWYPTLKDCAKAFIHYAKTFQPDLKRHMAYESYFKIYQQAYQATRRMTSELLELQK is encoded by the coding sequence ATGACAAAAGAAGCGGTAATAGGAATCGACTTAGGTACGAGCGCAATTAAACTGATTGCAGTTGACCGCTCGGGCAACGTCATCGGCACACAAAGCGAACCGCTTAAACTTTATCAACCGTACCCGGGTTATTCAGAACAAGATCCGACAGAATGGCATGACGCAGCTGTTTTAGGATTAAAACATTTACTCAAACAAGAAGCCGTCACAAAGCATGAGATTAAAGGCATTTCATTCTCAGGACAAATGCATGGACTTGTGATGATTAATCAAGATGGGAAGCCATTAAGAAGAGCGATTCTATGGAACGATACACGTACAACACCGCAATGCGAACAAATCAAAGCAAAATACGGCGAACAAGTGCTAGGCAACCCGGTCGTAGAAGGTTTTACGCTGACAAAATTACTATGGGTAAAACAAAATGAGCCAGAATTATGGTCGCAACTCGATATATTTATGCTGCCGAAAGACTATTTGCGCTATAGTTTAACAGGCGAAGTACATACAGAATATTCGGATGCAGCAGCGACAATGTTATTGAAACCGCAAACGAAACAATGGGATAAAGCATTAGGTGCTGCGTTTGATATTCCGGACCATATCTATCCAGATCTGCTTCAATCACATGATCAAGCAGGCAGCCTTACAGAAGCGTTGAAGAAAGAGTTGAATCTCACAGAAGACGTTCCAGTATTTGCAGGGGGTGCGGATAATGCTTGTGCTGCACTAGGTTCAGGTGTCATCAGACCGAATGATGCGATTTGCAGTATCGGAACGTCCGGTGTGTTATTAATCTGTGAACCGATGGGAGAAGCAGAGGGGTATGGCCATAAAATTCATTTAATGAATCATGCTGTACCGGATGTAAACTATTTAATGGGCGTGACACTCAGTGCTGGTCACAGTTTAAGTTGGTTCAAGCGCGAATTCTATCCTGACGATGACTTTAATACATTGATGGAGGACGCCAAAGCATCTGATATCGGTGCCCATGGTTTGATTTTCACACCTTACTTAGTCGGTGAACGTACACCGCATGGCGATGCTTCCATTCGAGGCAGCTTTATCGGTATTACAAGCAGCCATACTCGCGGTGATTTCGGCCGTGCAGTTGTCGAAGGTATTACGTATTCTTTATATGATTCTCTGATTTATTTACGCAGTATCGGAAGAAATGTGACTAAGATTGTCTCAACAGGCGGCGGTGCAAAAAATGATTTCTGGCTTCAGCTTCAAGCCGATGTCTTTAATGCGGAAATCTATAAACTTAAACATGAAGAAGGACCAAGCATGGGAGCAGCAATGTTAGCCGCATACAGTTTAGGCTGGTATCCGACACTCAAAGACTGCGCAAAAGCCTTTATTCATTATGCTAAAACCTTCCAACCTGATTTGAAACGTCATATGGCATATGAGTCATACTTCAAAATTTATCAACAAGCCTACCAAGCTACACGCCGTATGACCAGCGAATTATTAGAACTGCAAAAATGA
- a CDS encoding VraH family peptide resistance protein, translating to MSFKEYVQDVIETVKHMRFGSKNGIIMIVSAIALSAITTPIIGLPLAAWIGYYLEKNGK from the coding sequence ATGTCATTTAAAGAATATGTACAAGACGTTATCGAAACAGTCAAACACATGCGTTTCGGTTCTAAAAACGGTATTATCATGATTGTTTCAGCTATCGCATTAAGCGCAATCACAACACCTATTATCGGTCTGCCATTAGCAGCTTGGATCGGATACTACCTAGAAAAAAACGGCAAATAA